The Paramisgurnus dabryanus chromosome 17, PD_genome_1.1, whole genome shotgun sequence genome includes the window GAATGAGGTCTTTCCAATACAGTGGGGGTTGCCCCCAAAACAATCTTCTCGTCACTGCTCACAACAGGACCGTAGGATTAAAGTAAAACCAGCCCAAAAAATCTGTTTCAAAACACAAACATTACAACGCGGATGAGGAATTTATAATATATCTTATAAAAGCGCAATTGTTTGTTTAATCTGTTGTTTTGTAAGTCTGAATACCTGCTCTGTTAAATCTCTATATCAAAATAAGGCCAGACAGCCGTTTTAACCGCAGTAACGTGGCTAATAAACTAACAACAGGTTTCAACTCTCGATTTAGATTAAACAATAGCGACACTTTTGTTCCATCTAACATTCGAGGTattgacataaataaaatgaatgttttatgaaatATTACCGTGAATTCGCAGCAGCTGTTTCTCCGAGTGAAAACGCGACTACAAACGTCATCCAATACTAAACTTCCTGAAAAAAACGTTTTACTTCCGGGTTAAAAAGCcctttatataaaatattataaaacatttataaactatATTCGCTCATTGTTTATAGGATTTGTGttcaaaatatacatataaattaatatttacatacattaatattcttttaaattaGGTTTTGCTCAAAAGGCGGAATCTAGAGCATTTAAGGTGTCGCAGCTGTTAATgcaatttttataaataaactattgATGTATTTATGCTTTCACAGTaattgaacaaaaaaaaaaactatgattaaattaaaactgtaattgtttttaacaaatttttgaCATTATCACTTTTATCTCATTATCGTACAATTTTGGTTCTACCTTAAAACATAAGCACACACCCCGCGTGATTCGTGATGGAGCAGCGGACCCATGTGTTGCTCACTCACACACTTGCCAATAGCCTAAATTGTGTTTTCAGATTATAAAAGACAGACTCGATGAATTTGAACGATGCTAAAAATGAAATTCTGCAGGTGTTGTCCAAAACGGACAGACAACATCTCCCAAAGCTGGTCGAATGGTTAAAAACCTCTGGTAATTACAGACTTTACACACTTTTTACCAGATTAAATTGGTCatcacaaaatataaaaattacagTAAGTTGTGATTTTATATCCACACTTTTAGATGATCTGGACGATTTCCTGGTGGATAATCAAAGTATTATTCTTCAGAGTATCGCAGAGGACCTAAGGGCTTCCCTACCATTGGATGCTATGGCACCCTCAGAAACCATGGCTATACAGAAGGTCTGTATTGTTTGTCAACTCAAAAACAAGTGTTTACTAGTGTTTCAGGATTTTACCTTAATATTCCACTTTTCCTTAAAGAGGACAattcaaaatacttttttaagatgtaaaataaatctttggtgtccccagagtacatatgtgaagttaatttattattgcatgttaaaatggcaaaaatgtggaaaaaacttatttgggtgtgtccttttaaatgcaaattagttgatctttgcactaaatggcagtgccgtggttggatagtgcagattaaggggcggtattatccccttctgacatcaaaaggggagccagatttcaatgacctattttttcacatgcttgcagaaaatagTTTCTGGgtttttcatttttacattttctaggttgatagaagcactggggacccaattctagcacttaaacataaaaaaagtcagattttcatgacatGACCTGGAATGCAGACTATCATTTTTTCCTATCATTTAAGCATAAGCCATTCGATGTCTTTAAgtgcatattttatttttaaatcctaAAGTATGATTTCAACTATAGACCTGTCAGAAAACTCATCCCACGGTGCATGTGGATGCATTCTTGTATGATGATGAAATGGTGGATTCACTGTGTGAAGAGGGAAAAATGAGTCGCAACTACTGTCTCAGTTGTGGATCTCACAGAACAGCACCgttgggtaggtttttgcatggATACACACAACATAACTGCATAAAATGCAACAATGAAGATGTAACACAATGGTTTTCTGTTTCAGAGTTCATTTCTCATTCGTTCTCCATTCCGGAACTTAAGTTCCTATTCCACAATGTTCTTCCAGACCTCACAGGAAAACTTGTGATGGATGTGGGATCCAGACTAGGAGCTGTCTTATATGGGGTAATTTCTAATGGTTGTCTGTTTGCCacactgtttaattttcttCAATGTAATTTCATATAATTgtaattttattgtgttattgatcccacacaaatttttaaaataatgtttttttcttatcaGGGTTACCTCTACAGTGCAGCAGCTCAGCTTGTGGGGGTTGAAATAAGTTTGGAGTTTGTCCAACTTCAAACAATGGCTGTGGAGAAATATGGCTTCAGTGATAGGATTCAGGTCTTATATGTTTTTGTATTACTGTACAGTGATCAATTTGtagtttcatttatttaaagagaTCTTCATTGTGTCCCTGCACAGGTGATACATGGAGATATCCGATCTCAGTCTGCCTTATTGCAGAATGCAGATGTTTTAATTATGAACAACGTGTTTGAATACTTTATGCAACCAAGCGATCAAATGCAGTAAGTGACAACGTTatgtgtttggacataaatgtgtgttggcagtgtgtgaaaacaacaactctacaatgaaaaaaaatccaccctcttctttttttttaatccccgttaaaccaaagcagtttcatttgacatgctgttttgattttcttgttaatgtgacctcacactgataaagctccgcccacagccactgactgactttTATAAATTTGTTTGTTATTGTAGCACTAATGTGGCTGCATATACTATTGTCTCAAATTGTATTTAAAAGAATTAGATATATTTTTAATcgaaag containing:
- the LOC135731023 gene encoding uncharacterized protein isoform X2, producing MNLNDAKNEILQVLSKTDRQHLPKLVEWLKTSDDLDDFLVDNQSIILQSIAEDLRASLPLDAMAPSETMAIQKTCQKTHPTVHVDAFLYDDEMVDSLCEEGKMSRNYCLSCGSHRTAPLEFISHSFSIPELKFLFHNVLPDLTGKLVMDVGSRLGAVLYGGYLYSAAAQLVGVEISLEFVQLQTMAVEKYGFSDRIQVIHGDIRSQSALLQNADVLIMNNVFEYFMQPSDQMQAWQFISQNFRKKGALLVTVPSIQESLALLQENVIKVSQTQGFVWELQGVVSGDVTAQPVDRGSTT
- the LOC135731023 gene encoding uncharacterized protein isoform X1, with amino-acid sequence MNLNDAKNEILQVLSKTDRQHLPKLVEWLKTSDDLDDFLVDNQSIILQSIAEDLRASLPLDAMAPSETMAIQKTCQKTHPTVHVDAFLYDDEMVDSLCEEGKMSRNYCLSCGSHRTAPLEFISHSFSIPELKFLFHNVLPDLTGKLVMDVGSRLGAVLYGGYLYSAAAQLVGVEISLEFVQLQTMAVEKYGFSDRIQVIHGDIRSQSALLQNADVLIMNNVFEYFMQPSDQMQAWQFISQNFRKKGALLVTVPSIQESLALLQENVSLEMLPLSQWIEEVPLDYTVYVKNDTDADSLKQIHLYRVL